Part of the Drosophila kikkawai strain 14028-0561.14 chromosome 3L, DkikHiC1v2, whole genome shotgun sequence genome is shown below.
CAATTCGTTATTGTTTTCCCTGTTTGCTCACATATTTGGGCTTCACAAAAAGGCTCTATCATGGGAATATAGAAAAACAATGAACTTTGTTTCAATTAGAATGTAGTTTTAGCTGAAATTTGTGAAGAATTTTCATGTGGGAAAGGTGTGATTTTAAGCGAAGGAGAAAGCAAGGTTTTCACGGTATAAAGTTTATTAAGAGATGAAAACTTTTAGAGTAACTCATCTCAATTATATCATGTCTTGAATTTACACAACATGTGTTATCCCATAATAGTTTAATTTATGAACCATAAAAAAGTCTTCTTAAGTGTAGCATTAATGGGAATTTATCGTACATTGCCGCAAAGCTTTAGCATTAGCTTTAAATTGACCTCTGTCCAAGATCCTCTCCATTTATTGATGAGGGGAAAACCGAGCCAGATCGAAGCAGATCGTGTGCTGTCCATGATTGAATCGTGCCACTAGGGCTGGGCTCTGGATATGGACCTGTATCCGCCTTAAGCttgggctttggctttggttcTGGCCAAATTGCAATCATTTGGGGCGCAGTTTAAGCCTAAATGCTGAGCCTTTTTGCCCAGGCTAGGCATCTCGAATCgcgtttatttttatgccagTACAGCTGCTGGCAagcaagcaaacaaacaaacgatatcatcatcatctcagCAAACGATAAAAAGAGATTTTTGTTGCTTGATTTTGTTGAACCAAAAAAGGCAACGGCAACTCCCATTAAATTCCCAAAAAGGTAAAAAGGCGCCGTGTTTGCTGCAGATtgttgccgttgctgttgctgttgatgttgctgctgtgcctGTTGCAGATTGCAGATTGCTGGCGCCCACCAGGTTGAGGGAATCGCTGGCCACCGGCGCAGTCGTGGCTGCCCAGCCACGCCCCACCATACACGCCCACTGGGGGGCAGCATTTTTCTGGCATATTCACAGATTTGTCCATGCCGGATCCTCGCCTTCTATCGGGTCCTATTCGATCAGTGATGGCAGGGAGCCCTAGTTTAAGGTACTACgataattcaaaatattttaatacccGTGGAAGAGTGTTTATAAAACCTTTGACTGATTTTTAACGCCTTGAGgaaggttttattatattaatcaTGAACAAATACTTCTAAAAAGGGCATTTTAAACTGAAAATCAAAaccaattcaatttttaaacattatttgtaacctaaatataattctaaaaaaaaagaatttacaaATATATCATTAATATATCTACAAACTTTATTTATACTCTTGCTGTTAGCCTTAGCTCACTGTATTTATAGATAAATCTGATGAAGGACAGCCCAGCTGGCATCTCTGAATCGGAACCCCTGCCCAAGCTGCATCATCATTAAAGCAGctgcatttaatttcaatgCCCATTTAGGACTCGGCCCCTCGAAGGGCGCTTTTTCCTCCCCGAGACAACGACTTGTGGGACTCACTCCCTTCCTCCTCATCATCCTTTTTCAGCGGCAGCTGCCTTGCATTTCTTACAGCATTTTTGCCGCGACTAgtttgcaactgcaactggcGATTGCAACTGCCCATCGCCCAGCATCCCATCGCACCCAGCCTCTTGTATCCAGTCTCCTGCTTGCAGCATGGGGCAGCCATGGAGCATCGGAACCCCACTCCTTCCCACAGTGGCTGTGTTGTATCAATTAAAGCTGCGCTTGATTTTTCACTTGCGTTGGGCGGACGACAGGTGCAAAGTGCTACAACAGCTCAGAGAACCAGCCCCACCAATCCAACGTCTTGCGGCGATTTGAATTTTTCCCTGCAGTTGTCTAGCTAAATGGTAATCATATACAGGAGGGGTCAAGAATTTAGTACTTTGATTGATGGTTTattatggaaaatattattggaacaacaaattaattatatctTTTGCTTTGTTATATATTAGTGGCAATATTTTAGGGTTAGATTAggcaatattttatatttaaaaacattttagatGCTATattcctttttatatatacaaaaaatatatattatatatcatatatatatttatatatcatttattattttatatatttattattttattaattatttattattaaggtATCAAATAGGCAACCTAACTTGACCTTAGTCATAAACTTTTGAACTTATCCAATATTTGCTGCAGACCTAATATCTCCACCGCATCTGTGGGATGTCAGTCTGTCAGGAGGGCAGCAGGCGCAATCTAAAGAGGTTCCAGCGCATCTTGTGAACTTAAAGGGCACAGGTGCAGCTACGGCAACAGCTGGATAAATCATTTAGAAAACTATTTTCAGATGATCAGTGCAGTCTAGGCACAAACAAAATAGCTTGGTTTATTCTGTTAAACCAAAGGTTTactttaaaaggaaatattttcaagcctttgaaaatttaaattaaaaaaacaaattccaAATATGAGAGTTATGGTAATAAGGTCTAATAATTCTTTaacatttattgaattttagtGAATTAAAAACAAGCTGAAAGGTTTAAAAAGGTAACTTAAACGGCAAATATGTTATTTCAGCcaaatcctttaaatttcatattaaagacaaaaaaaccttacaaaataaaaataaaaacagtttaaaatatttgtatataatagtttttaatattttccaaacgaattcaaactgtaaacatttcttatttatttttgtgttttttgaattcaaacatttattttattgcttttgGGCATACACTTAAAATAATTCTGTAATACtaaataatattcattttttattgaaggTAAATAACCAATCTTTAGAATATGTATTCAAAATTAACAcctagaatatattttaaatacaaaatcaaagcaaatCTATCGACGTTGCCCGAAAGGCACTCCCCTCAGGAGGCTGTCCCGCAACTTTCCAGCGAGAGCATAGGCCTCCTGATTCGCTTGCTTGAAGGCAAAGAGCTCCACTTGGCTGAGCATGTTCATAATGTTGTCCAGATTGATTGTACCATTAGAAGCCATCGCAGTGGCTGGAGCTGGTGCGACAAGTGGCTGAGCTTGGGGATAACTTAAGGGCGGAAGTGGAGCAGCTGGAGCACCTGGTGGATACATTGATGTACCGACTGGTGCAGCAGGCAACGGCACTGAAGGTTGGTATTGATAGCTTGGTGGATAGTTGGTTATCATTGGTATAACGGGCGACGTCATAGGATTGGCAACCGGAGCCGGATTCGCAGGGTTATTTGGTTGATGGCTGGAAGTACTGGTTACGGGACACATATGGCTGCCAGACGACGGATATCCGGAAGAGCTGGCCGATGCAGAACTCACAGAAGTAGGAAGGGAGGGGAGGTTTGCCTGGCAGCTGTTAGAGACATTTCGTGGATAGCTGCTGGTGGCGGAGGTGCTGGTAACTGACGCAGGAGCAATAAGTCTGTATTTAACGGTGACAACTGGTGGTGCAGGAGCGGGATTAACTAGAGGAGCTCTAGCTGGCGTGGGATTCACTGGGGGAagtgggactgggactggtgCAGGATTCCCCTGATAGTTTGAGGTACTTGATGGATATCCGGGGCTAATAGAAATACTGAGCtgacaggaggaggaggtggaggggGCTGCATCTGGTCCATACTGAGGATACTGGGATTGCAGGGTGGGTCTTTTAGGCGGATGCTGTGAACTCTGAGCCTCCGGCAACGTTCGCTTTTTAGCTGATCTTTCAGGCACTAAGGTTTCTGCGGATGGAGTTTGGTTACTCAAAGAATATTGAGATTCTTGTGGCGACTGCTCAAGCAACAGATCGGTGCGAACGCGAATAACATCCCTTTGATCAGCACCAAGGTCAGTGCGTATGCGTATCTGGGGAACGCGATTATCCTGCCCCACTCTTTGATTTCTCGAGGAGTCTTCTGGAAGGGCTCCTTCTTTGGTCTGTCCTCCAGCTGCCTGCTTTGAGTTGTATCCTTTCTTGGGCTCATTTTCCTTGGCATTTCCACGTACTTCAGGTTCTGATTTGGATCCCAATTCACTTTCATTAGTTTTCTTTATGAGGTCGTAGTAGGCAGTGGGTTCTGTAACTATCTGGACTCTCTGCTGGGAATCACCAGAAGTTATCAGAGTAATTCTAGTGGGGGCTAAATCCGCTTTGGTAACTTGACCAGCTTCTCGGCTTGCTTCCCGGTTTACTTCTCGCAGGATCTTTGGATCCTTGTTTGTGTTCATGGCTTCACTTGTGGTTTCTCCATTTACCTtgggttttcttttgtttgcaTACGTTTTCAGGGACCGTCGCAATGCATCCGACTCTCGCGGACCCAGAAACTTTTTTATCAGGTCCTGTGTGGTGTTTTGCTCCTTCTGGTTATTCTTTTTCACTGTTTTGCCTTCGATATGATCCGCAAAGTCC
Proteins encoded:
- the LOC108080407 gene encoding uncharacterized protein, producing MMQKCSELGSNPEAWQQLFRFGKNRLKVKKGPNGHYLEPECRDELQKTLPAKDFDSLMSSVATWMARLDEKDKKVRRLRKTVKVPKKLQSEPPVEQQTSEDGDNVVDLCSDVEEKDGIGESEDSLDTETVLSHSSVIVIDDDLGEVNLRDFADHIEGKTVKKNNQKEQNTTQDLIKKFLGPRESDALRRSLKTYANKRKPKVNGETTSEAMNTNKDPKILREVNREASREAGQVTKADLAPTRITLITSGDSQQRVQIVTEPTAYYDLIKKTNESELGSKSEPEVRGNAKENEPKKGYNSKQAAGGQTKEGALPEDSSRNQRVGQDNRVPQIRIRTDLGADQRDVIRVRTDLLLEQSPQESQYSLSNQTPSAETLVPERSAKKRTLPEAQSSQHPPKRPTLQSQYPQYGPDAAPSTSSSCQLSISISPGYPSSTSNYQGNPAPVPVPLPPVNPTPARAPLVNPAPAPPVVTVKYRLIAPASVTSTSATSSYPRNVSNSCQANLPSLPTSVSSASASSSGYPSSGSHMCPVTSTSSHQPNNPANPAPVANPMTSPVIPMITNYPPSYQYQPSVPLPAAPVGTSMYPPGAPAAPLPPLSYPQAQPLVAPAPATAMASNGTINLDNIMNMLSQVELFAFKQANQEAYALAGKLRDSLLRGVPFGQRR